A genomic region of Lycorma delicatula isolate Av1 chromosome 4, ASM4794821v1, whole genome shotgun sequence contains the following coding sequences:
- the LOC142324004 gene encoding choline/ethanolamine kinase-like isoform X2 → MIGEQSDMLEMAVRICRGYLHGPWKKITSNDIIFKRISGGLSNYLFHVKLQKGNAEPNEVLLRFYGQTHGEHALESLITDSVIFTLLSERRLGPKLHGIFPGGRIEEYIPARPLKTIELSDPQLTLLIADKMAAIHSMNVPINKEPCWLWNTINRWLQTIDENSFTSKPVNSFEDRLSKYDLHCEAKWLRNHLLKIRSPVVFCHNDMQEGNILMREDENLQNLVLIDFEYCSYNYRAFDIANHFLEWTVDYTTPEHPNFTVNRQNYPSQEQQLAFINRYLSCLNVAPTVVNNEINSPEHVLLEVRHFCLASHFFWSLWGIVNAKTSQIPFGYWEFAAERMDSYFVLKSQIIGNETGVKRKAKDLD, encoded by the exons ATGATTGGAGAACAGTCAGATATGTTGGAAATGGCAGTTCGTATTTGTCGTGGCTACCTTCATGGGCcttggaaaaaaattacttccaatGACATTATATTCAAGAGAATTAG tggaGGGCTTAGTAACTATTTATTCcatgttaaattacaaaaaggtaATGCTGAACctaatgaagttttattaagattttatggTCAGACCCATGGTGAACATGCATTGGAAAGCCTTATCACTGATTCAGTTATATTTACATTGTTATCTGAAAGGCGATTAGGACCGAAACTTCATGGAATATTTCCTGGTGGACGTATTGAAGAGTATATTCCG gcAAGACCACTGAAAACGATTGAATTGAGTGATCCACAGTTGACTCTACTTATTGCTGATAAAATGGCAGCCATACATAGCATGAATGTTCCTATTAATAAGGAACCTTGTTGGCTGTGGAATACTATAAATAG ATGGCTACAAACAATTgatgaaaatagttttacatcAAAACCAGTTAATTCATTTGAGGATCGTCTTAGTAAATATGATCTTCATTGTGAAGCTAAATGGTTGAG GaatcatttacttaaaataagatCACCAGTTGTGTTTTGTCATAATGATATGCAGGAAGGAAATATATTAATGAGAGAAGATGAAAATTTGCAGAATCTGGTGCTTATTGATTTTGAATATTGTTCTTATAATTATAGAGCTTTTGATATTGCTAATCATTTTCTCGAATGGACTGTTGATTATACAACGCCTGAACATCCTAATTTCACTGTCAACAGACAGAATTATCCGTCTCAAGAACAGCag CTGGCTTTTATTAATCGATATCTGAGCTGTCTTAATGTAGCACCGACTGTGGTAAACAATGAAATCAATAGTCCAGAACATGTTTTATTGGAAGTAAGACATTTCTGTCTCGCCTCACATTTCTTCTGGTCTCTATGGGGTATTGTCAATGCTAAAACTTCACAGATTCCATTTGGTTATTGG
- the LOC142324004 gene encoding choline/ethanolamine kinase-like isoform X3: MGIKDKMIGEQSDMLEMAVRICRGYLHGPWKKITSNDIIFKRISGGLSNYLFHVKLQKGNAEPNEVLLRFYGQTHGEHALESLITDSVIFTLLSERRLGPKLHGIFPGGRIEEYIPARPLKTIELSDPQLTLLIADKMAAIHSMNVPINKEPCWLWNTINRWLQTIDENSFTSKPVNSFEDRLSKYDLHCEAKWLRNHLLKIRSPVVFCHNDMQEGNILMREDENLQNLVLIDFEYCSYNYRAFDIANHFLEWTVDYTTPEHPNFTVNRQNYPSQEQQALIAVTAGFY; this comes from the exons ATGATTGGAGAACAGTCAGATATGTTGGAAATGGCAGTTCGTATTTGTCGTGGCTACCTTCATGGGCcttggaaaaaaattacttccaatGACATTATATTCAAGAGAATTAG tggaGGGCTTAGTAACTATTTATTCcatgttaaattacaaaaaggtaATGCTGAACctaatgaagttttattaagattttatggTCAGACCCATGGTGAACATGCATTGGAAAGCCTTATCACTGATTCAGTTATATTTACATTGTTATCTGAAAGGCGATTAGGACCGAAACTTCATGGAATATTTCCTGGTGGACGTATTGAAGAGTATATTCCG gcAAGACCACTGAAAACGATTGAATTGAGTGATCCACAGTTGACTCTACTTATTGCTGATAAAATGGCAGCCATACATAGCATGAATGTTCCTATTAATAAGGAACCTTGTTGGCTGTGGAATACTATAAATAG ATGGCTACAAACAATTgatgaaaatagttttacatcAAAACCAGTTAATTCATTTGAGGATCGTCTTAGTAAATATGATCTTCATTGTGAAGCTAAATGGTTGAG GaatcatttacttaaaataagatCACCAGTTGTGTTTTGTCATAATGATATGCAGGAAGGAAATATATTAATGAGAGAAGATGAAAATTTGCAGAATCTGGTGCTTATTGATTTTGAATATTGTTCTTATAATTATAGAGCTTTTGATATTGCTAATCATTTTCTCGAATGGACTGTTGATTATACAACGCCTGAACATCCTAATTTCACTGTCAACAGACAGAATTATCCGTCTCAAGAACAGCag GCATTAATTGCTGTAACCG CTGGCTTTTATTAA
- the LOC142324004 gene encoding choline/ethanolamine kinase-like isoform X6, which produces MGIKDKMIGEQSDMLEMAVRICRGYLHGPWKKITSNDIIFKRISGGLSNYLFHVKLQKGNAEPNEVLLRFYGQTHGEHALESLITDSVIFTLLSERRLGPKLHGIFPGGRIEEYIPARPLKTIELSDPQLTLLIADKMAAIHSMNVPINKEPCWLWNTINRWLQTIDENSFTSKPVNSFEDRLSKYDLHCEAKWLRNHLLKIRSPVVFCHNDMQEGNILMREDENLQNLVLIDFEYCSYNYRAFDIANHFLEWTVDYTTPEHPNFTVNRQNYPSQEQQ; this is translated from the exons ATGATTGGAGAACAGTCAGATATGTTGGAAATGGCAGTTCGTATTTGTCGTGGCTACCTTCATGGGCcttggaaaaaaattacttccaatGACATTATATTCAAGAGAATTAG tggaGGGCTTAGTAACTATTTATTCcatgttaaattacaaaaaggtaATGCTGAACctaatgaagttttattaagattttatggTCAGACCCATGGTGAACATGCATTGGAAAGCCTTATCACTGATTCAGTTATATTTACATTGTTATCTGAAAGGCGATTAGGACCGAAACTTCATGGAATATTTCCTGGTGGACGTATTGAAGAGTATATTCCG gcAAGACCACTGAAAACGATTGAATTGAGTGATCCACAGTTGACTCTACTTATTGCTGATAAAATGGCAGCCATACATAGCATGAATGTTCCTATTAATAAGGAACCTTGTTGGCTGTGGAATACTATAAATAG ATGGCTACAAACAATTgatgaaaatagttttacatcAAAACCAGTTAATTCATTTGAGGATCGTCTTAGTAAATATGATCTTCATTGTGAAGCTAAATGGTTGAG GaatcatttacttaaaataagatCACCAGTTGTGTTTTGTCATAATGATATGCAGGAAGGAAATATATTAATGAGAGAAGATGAAAATTTGCAGAATCTGGTGCTTATTGATTTTGAATATTGTTCTTATAATTATAGAGCTTTTGATATTGCTAATCATTTTCTCGAATGGACTGTTGATTATACAACGCCTGAACATCCTAATTTCACTGTCAACAGACAGAATTATCCGTCTCAAGAACAGCag TGA
- the LOC142324004 gene encoding choline/ethanolamine kinase-like isoform X5: MGIKDKMIGEQSDMLEMAVRICRGYLHGPWKKITSNDIIFKRISGGLSNYLFHVKLQKGNAEPNEVLLRFYGQTHGEHALESLITDSVIFTLLSERRLGPKLHGIFPGGRIEEYIPARPLKTIELSDPQLTLLIADKMAAIHSMNVPINKEPCWLWNTINRWLQTIDENSFTSKPVNSFEDRLSKYDLHCEAKWLRNHLLKIRSPVVFCHNDMQEGNILMREDENLQNLVLIDFEYCSYNYRAFDIANHFLEWTVDYTTPEHPNFTVNRQNYPSQEQQHDGICV, encoded by the exons ATGATTGGAGAACAGTCAGATATGTTGGAAATGGCAGTTCGTATTTGTCGTGGCTACCTTCATGGGCcttggaaaaaaattacttccaatGACATTATATTCAAGAGAATTAG tggaGGGCTTAGTAACTATTTATTCcatgttaaattacaaaaaggtaATGCTGAACctaatgaagttttattaagattttatggTCAGACCCATGGTGAACATGCATTGGAAAGCCTTATCACTGATTCAGTTATATTTACATTGTTATCTGAAAGGCGATTAGGACCGAAACTTCATGGAATATTTCCTGGTGGACGTATTGAAGAGTATATTCCG gcAAGACCACTGAAAACGATTGAATTGAGTGATCCACAGTTGACTCTACTTATTGCTGATAAAATGGCAGCCATACATAGCATGAATGTTCCTATTAATAAGGAACCTTGTTGGCTGTGGAATACTATAAATAG ATGGCTACAAACAATTgatgaaaatagttttacatcAAAACCAGTTAATTCATTTGAGGATCGTCTTAGTAAATATGATCTTCATTGTGAAGCTAAATGGTTGAG GaatcatttacttaaaataagatCACCAGTTGTGTTTTGTCATAATGATATGCAGGAAGGAAATATATTAATGAGAGAAGATGAAAATTTGCAGAATCTGGTGCTTATTGATTTTGAATATTGTTCTTATAATTATAGAGCTTTTGATATTGCTAATCATTTTCTCGAATGGACTGTTGATTATACAACGCCTGAACATCCTAATTTCACTGTCAACAGACAGAATTATCCGTCTCAAGAACAGCag caTGACGGAATATGTGTGTAA
- the LOC142324004 gene encoding choline/ethanolamine kinase-like isoform X4, translated as MGIKDKMIGEQSDMLEMAVRICRGYLHGPWKKITSNDIIFKRISGGLSNYLFHVKLQKGNAEPNEVLLRFYGQTHGEHALESLITDSVIFTLLSERRLGPKLHGIFPGGRIEEYIPARPLKTIELSDPQLTLLIADKMAAIHSMNVPINKEPCWLWNTINRWLQTIDENSFTSKPVNSFEDRLSKYDLHCEAKWLRNHLLKIRSPVVFCHNDMQEGNILMREDENLQNLVLIDFEYCSYNYRAFDIANHFLEWTVDYTTPEHPNFTVNRQNYPSQEQQALIAVTA; from the exons ATGATTGGAGAACAGTCAGATATGTTGGAAATGGCAGTTCGTATTTGTCGTGGCTACCTTCATGGGCcttggaaaaaaattacttccaatGACATTATATTCAAGAGAATTAG tggaGGGCTTAGTAACTATTTATTCcatgttaaattacaaaaaggtaATGCTGAACctaatgaagttttattaagattttatggTCAGACCCATGGTGAACATGCATTGGAAAGCCTTATCACTGATTCAGTTATATTTACATTGTTATCTGAAAGGCGATTAGGACCGAAACTTCATGGAATATTTCCTGGTGGACGTATTGAAGAGTATATTCCG gcAAGACCACTGAAAACGATTGAATTGAGTGATCCACAGTTGACTCTACTTATTGCTGATAAAATGGCAGCCATACATAGCATGAATGTTCCTATTAATAAGGAACCTTGTTGGCTGTGGAATACTATAAATAG ATGGCTACAAACAATTgatgaaaatagttttacatcAAAACCAGTTAATTCATTTGAGGATCGTCTTAGTAAATATGATCTTCATTGTGAAGCTAAATGGTTGAG GaatcatttacttaaaataagatCACCAGTTGTGTTTTGTCATAATGATATGCAGGAAGGAAATATATTAATGAGAGAAGATGAAAATTTGCAGAATCTGGTGCTTATTGATTTTGAATATTGTTCTTATAATTATAGAGCTTTTGATATTGCTAATCATTTTCTCGAATGGACTGTTGATTATACAACGCCTGAACATCCTAATTTCACTGTCAACAGACAGAATTATCCGTCTCAAGAACAGCag GCATTAATTGCTGTAACCG caTGA